Proteins from one Arcobacter sp. F2176 genomic window:
- the tssA gene encoding type VI secretion system protein TssA gives MNYLILNQINSSLVCGQDCKYDDTFLLIEQEIDKSHSANQEEGTNWEYVVEHCEKILLEKTKDIKISSWYLYGIIKQNSFNNFENSLKIYIELLETFSTQMYPSSKKAKKNIFLWIEELLSTELLNNIGKIKKEDFSNFSNYFIRLDSVIKIILEDNSESYFKKIIRYLEDNKIKEISPITSNNKTSSTKEQEIKEITNKDEELKVMRSFKKYASLLTKYYRDNDISDLKAIRITRLLSFLEIEGLPPSEKNITLLNPPSILEINEIEDNYKNKNYEEAFVLVEEILEVCPFWLDGHYYAFNILEKTNNNLASFEIKKNFLNFIEINENIEKLYFNDETPFASNKVKNWLKENLVCKLKDSENILIQTSKNQNDLDKAYELAEENKIKDAMRLLEENYNNASSFEDKFNWRLNHAKLSLQYDKNDIALILLEDLEKEIDRFYLYEWNPKLAANVYSLIINSFNNTDIDTEKINTIYTKLCKIDINSAYELKI, from the coding sequence TTGAACTATTTAATTCTAAATCAAATTAATTCTTCTTTGGTTTGTGGTCAAGATTGCAAATATGATGACACCTTTTTATTAATTGAACAAGAAATTGACAAAAGTCATAGTGCAAATCAAGAAGAAGGTACTAATTGGGAATATGTAGTAGAACACTGCGAAAAAATTTTATTAGAAAAAACAAAAGATATAAAAATTTCCTCATGGTATTTATATGGAATTATTAAACAAAATTCATTTAATAATTTTGAAAATTCTTTAAAAATTTATATTGAACTTTTAGAGACTTTTTCAACTCAAATGTATCCAAGTTCTAAAAAAGCAAAAAAAAATATTTTCTTATGGATTGAAGAATTACTTAGTACCGAGTTATTAAATAATATAGGAAAAATAAAGAAAGAAGATTTTTCTAATTTTTCTAATTATTTTATCAGATTAGATTCTGTTATTAAAATAATACTAGAAGATAATTCAGAAAGTTATTTTAAAAAGATTATTAGATATTTAGAAGATAATAAAATAAAAGAAATTTCTCCTATTACTTCTAATAATAAAACAAGTTCTACAAAAGAACAAGAAATTAAAGAAATAACAAATAAAGATGAAGAACTAAAAGTTATGAGAAGCTTTAAAAAATATGCTTCTTTGTTGACAAAATATTATAGAGATAATGATATCTCTGATTTAAAAGCTATAAGAATCACAAGACTTTTATCTTTTTTAGAAATAGAGGGTTTACCGCCATCTGAGAAGAATATTACACTTTTAAATCCACCTTCAATATTAGAGATAAATGAAATAGAAGATAATTATAAAAATAAAAATTATGAAGAGGCTTTTGTACTAGTAGAAGAGATTTTAGAAGTGTGCCCCTTTTGGTTAGATGGACATTATTATGCTTTCAATATTTTAGAAAAAACAAATAATAATTTAGCATCTTTTGAAATAAAAAAGAATTTCTTAAACTTTATAGAAATAAATGAGAATATCGAAAAATTATATTTTAATGATGAGACTCCTTTTGCTTCAAATAAAGTAAAAAATTGGTTAAAAGAAAATCTAGTATGCAAATTAAAAGACTCTGAAAATATATTAATTCAAACCTCTAAAAATCAAAATGATTTGGATAAAGCTTATGAGTTGGCAGAAGAAAATAAAATAAAAGATGCAATGCGACTATTAGAAGAAAATTATAATAATGCATCATCTTTTGAAGATAAATTCAATTGGCGTTTAAATCATGCAAAACTATCTTTGCAATATGATAAAAATGATATTGCATTAATTTTATTAGAAGATTTGGAAAAAGAAATTGATAGATTTTATTTATATGAATGGAACCCAAAATTAGCTGCAAATGTCTATTCTTTAATTATAAATTCTTTTAACAATACAGATATAGATACTGAAAAAATAAACACTATTTATACCAAACTATGCAAAATTGATATAAATAGTGCATATGAACTTAAAATTTAA
- the tssB gene encoding type VI secretion system contractile sheath small subunit, whose protein sequence is MNKQSESPKERINVTYKPATGDVQEDVEIPFKITLLGEYNPNEEKKPVEEIKAIKVDKNNFNDVLKGQNLSVSFNVENKLVKEEDSSLGVNLKINTIKDFSPENVVENVPEMKVLMELRKSLMALKGPLGNVPAFRKAIESAISNKEERDKLMSELNLDSKE, encoded by the coding sequence ATGAATAAACAGTCAGAATCACCAAAAGAGAGAATCAATGTCACATATAAACCTGCAACAGGAGATGTGCAAGAGGATGTAGAAATTCCTTTTAAAATAACATTATTAGGTGAATATAATCCAAATGAAGAAAAAAAACCAGTTGAAGAAATAAAAGCGATAAAAGTTGATAAAAATAATTTTAATGATGTATTAAAAGGACAAAATTTATCTGTTTCATTTAATGTTGAAAATAAATTGGTTAAAGAAGAGGATAGTTCTTTAGGTGTAAATTTAAAAATTAATACAATTAAAGATTTTTCACCAGAAAATGTTGTTGAAAATGTTCCCGAAATGAAAGTTTTAATGGAATTAAGAAAATCATTGATGGCATTAAAAGGGCCATTAGGCAATGTTCCAGCATTTAGAAAAGCTATTGAAAGTGCTATTTCTAACAAAGAAGAAAGAGACAAATTAATGTCTGAATTAAATTTAGATTCAAAAGAATAA